A single region of the Zonotrichia leucophrys gambelii isolate GWCS_2022_RI chromosome 9, RI_Zleu_2.0, whole genome shotgun sequence genome encodes:
- the TSPEAR gene encoding thrombospondin-type laminin G domain and EAR repeat-containing protein, producing MDTPGQAPMAAPLLLWVVLLRWASGGGFTRAGRTWQHCTDLRPLDVLSEAVPPGALARGMRVLQVQGLRGLQLSASRPRALAFPASRLFIHCDRFPEEFSIIVTLRALRRPAKRNEYIFTLMVEESPGVLVGMRYAPDKLHFMFWSQERAGGWQSRVTFPNVSLSDSRWHTLVLAVSGQSFSLTVDCSVPKDVVVETPFPASLSVRRASFYLGNRRRRKGVFTGLLRQLVLLPGADATPRMCHGLNFKVATLSVPSVLQDVPAKAVSNEVLKYPYETDMKVTLGARPRCSKQEKAQFWFNASRRGLYLCNGSTWLSMLEVQPRLDYVEEHQKLVTNSETMGVEVFSIPRLGLFAATANRLTPPGSAIYRWTDGKFVHYQNIPTHQAQSWKYFTIGKKIFLAVANFEQNERGQEFSVIFKWSRRKAKFLAYQRISTHSARDWEAFVIQGEAFLAVVNHREGNNHNIDSVIYRWNPRTGLFETNQTIPTSGAYDWEFFTIGPYSFLAVANTFNGTSTRIYSHIYIWLRGSFQLFQSILTFGAADWEVFHIGDRVFLAVANSHSYDSGMPAPSNFYAINSSIYELNVTAQMFVKFQDLLTYSALDWEFFSVGDDSFLVVANSFDGFTFSVNSIIYRWQGYEGFVAAHQLPTVGCRDWEAFHTAEGSFLLYSSAREPLSKVLRLKTT from the exons ATGGACACCCCCGGGCAGGCCCCGATGGCGGCGccgctgctgctctgggtggtTCTGCTGCGCTGGGCCAGCGGCGGGGGCTTCACCCGGGCGGGCAGGACctggcagcactgcacag ACCTGCGCCCGCTGGACGTGCTGTCGGAGGCGGTGCCGCCCGGGGCGCTGGCCCGGGGCATGcgggtgctgcaggtgcaggggcTGCGGGGATTGCAGCTCTCGGCGTCGCGGCCCCGCGCCCTGGCCTTCCCCGCCTCGCGGCTCTTCATCCACTGCGACCGCTTCCCCGAGGAGTTCTCCATCATCGTCACCCTTCGGGCGCTGCGCCGCCCCGCCAAG AGGAACGAGTACATCTTCACGCTGATGGTGGAGGAGAGCCCCGGCGTGCTGGTGGGGATGCGCTACGCCCCCGACAAGCTGCACTTCATGTTCTGGAGCCAGGAGCGCGCCGGAGGATGGCAGAGCCGCGTCACCTTCCCCAACGTGTCCCTCTCCGACAGCCGCTGGCACACGCTCGTCCTGGCCGTGTCCGGACAGTCCTTCTCCTTGACGGTGGATTGCAGCGTGCCCAAGGATGT ggtgGTGGAGACCCCATTTCCAGCCTCGCTGTCGGTGAGGAGAGCCAGCTTCTACCTGGgcaacaggaggaggaggaaaggcgTGTTCACG GGCTTGCTGAGGCagcttgtgctgctgccaggagctgatgCCACCCCCCGGATGTGCCACGGCCTGAACTTCAAAGTGGCAACGCTCTCTGTGCCCAGTGTCCTCCAGGATGTCCCTGCGAAGGCAGTGAGCAACGAGGTGCTCAAATACCCCTACG AGACTGACATGAAGGTGACCCTgggggcccggccccgctgctccAAGCAGGAGAAGGCTCAGTTCTGGTTCAATGCCTCCCGGCGTGGGCTCTACCTGTGCAACGGCAGCACCTGGCTCTCCATGCTGGAAG TCCAACCCAGGCTGGACTACGTGGAGGAGCACCAAAAGCTGGTGACCAACTCGGAGACCATGGGCGTTGAGGTGTTCAGcatccccaggctggggctgtttgcAGCCACGGCCAACAGGCTGACACCCCCGGGATCAGCCATCTACAGGTGGACTGACGGCAAGTTTGTGCACTACCAGAACATCCCCACACACCAGGCACAGTCCTGGAAGTATTTCACCATTGGGAAGAAG atcTTCCTGGCAGTGGCCAATTTTGAGCAGAACGAGAGGGGCCAGGAGTTCTCGGTGATTTTCAAGTGGAGCCGCAGGAAGGCGAAGTTCCTGGCGTACCAGAGGATCAGCACGCACAGCGCCCGCGACTGGGAGGCCTTTGTCATCCAGGGAGAGGCTTTCCTGGCTGTGGTCAACCACAGGGAAG GGAACAACCACAACATAGACAGTGTGATATACAGGTGGaaccccaggacagggctgtttGAAACCAACCAGACCATTCCTACCTCTGGAGCCTACGACTGGGAGTTCTTCACCATTGGGCCATATTCCTTCCTGGCTGTGGCCAACACATTCAATGGCACCTCCACCAGGATCTACTCACACATCTACATCTGGCTCAGGGGCTCCTTCCAGCTCTTCCAGTCCATCCTG ACGTTTGGTGCAGCTGACTGGGAGGTTTTCCACATTGGGGACAGAGTGTTCCTGGCTGTGGCCAACAGCCACAGCTATGACAGCGGGATGCCAGCACCCTCCAACTTCTATGCCATCAACTCCTCCATCTATGAGCTGAATGTCACGGCCCAGATGTTTGTTAAATTCCAGGACCTTCTCACCTACAG tgccctggACTGGGAGTTCTTCTCGGTGGGAGACGACTCTTTCCTGGTGGTGGCCAACTCCTTCGATGGCTTCACCTTCTCTGTCAACAGCATCATCTACAG gTGGCAGGGCTACGAAGGCTTCGTGGCAGCGCACCAGCTGCCCACGGTGGGCTGCAGGGACTGGGAGGCGTTCCACACCGCCGAGGGCTCCTTCCTGCTCTACTCCAGCGCCAGGGAGCCGCTCTCCAAGGTGCTCAGGCTGAAAACCACCTGA
- the UBE2G2 gene encoding ubiquitin-conjugating enzyme E2 G2 isoform X1, producing the protein MAGTALKRLMAEYKQLTLNPPEGIVAGPMNEENFFEWEALIMGPEDTCFEYGVFPAILSFPLDYPLSPPKMRFTCEMFHPNIYPDGRVCISILHAPGDDPMGYESSAERWSPVQSVEKILLSVVSMLAEPNDESGANVDASKMWREDREQFNKIAKQIVQKSLGL; encoded by the exons aTGGCGGGGACGGCGCTGAAGCGGCTCATGGCCGAGTACAAGC AGCTGACCCTGAACCCACCAGAAGGGATTGTGGCAg GTCCCATGAATGAAGAGAACTTCTTTGAATGGGAGGCCCTGATCAT GGGTCCTGAAGACACCTGTTTTGAGTATGGGGTTTTCCCTGCTATCCTGAGCTTCCCGCTGGATTACCCGCTGAGCCCTCCCAAGATGAGGTTCACCTGTGAGATGTTCCATCCCAACA TTTACCCAGATGGGAGGGTGTGCATCTCCATCCTCCACGCTCCTGGGGATGATCCCATGGGCTACGAGAGCAGCGCGGAGCGGTGGAGCCCCGTGCAGAGCGTGGAGAAGATCCTCCTGTCTGTTGTCAGCATGCTGGCAG aGCCAAATGATGAAAGTGGAGCCAATGTAGATGCCTCCAAGATGTGGCGGGAAGACAGAGAACAATTTAACAAAATTGCCAAGCAGATTGTGCAGAAGTCACTTGGACTTTAA
- the UBE2G2 gene encoding ubiquitin-conjugating enzyme E2 G2 isoform X2 encodes MNEENFFEWEALIMGPEDTCFEYGVFPAILSFPLDYPLSPPKMRFTCEMFHPNIYPDGRVCISILHAPGDDPMGYESSAERWSPVQSVEKILLSVVSMLAEPNDESGANVDASKMWREDREQFNKIAKQIVQKSLGL; translated from the exons ATGAATGAAGAGAACTTCTTTGAATGGGAGGCCCTGATCAT GGGTCCTGAAGACACCTGTTTTGAGTATGGGGTTTTCCCTGCTATCCTGAGCTTCCCGCTGGATTACCCGCTGAGCCCTCCCAAGATGAGGTTCACCTGTGAGATGTTCCATCCCAACA TTTACCCAGATGGGAGGGTGTGCATCTCCATCCTCCACGCTCCTGGGGATGATCCCATGGGCTACGAGAGCAGCGCGGAGCGGTGGAGCCCCGTGCAGAGCGTGGAGAAGATCCTCCTGTCTGTTGTCAGCATGCTGGCAG aGCCAAATGATGAAAGTGGAGCCAATGTAGATGCCTCCAAGATGTGGCGGGAAGACAGAGAACAATTTAACAAAATTGCCAAGCAGATTGTGCAGAAGTCACTTGGACTTTAA